From Oncorhynchus mykiss isolate Arlee chromosome 6, USDA_OmykA_1.1, whole genome shotgun sequence, the proteins below share one genomic window:
- the LOC110525421 gene encoding very low-density lipoprotein receptor isoform X6: MEGCVHHCDNKTRCLPDTFLCDGERDCLDGTDEANCDSDSTDYLKSHHNVAEDGNNGNTTMSAPAPLKCPFGTKPCWDRIECVLYNHVCDGEADCKDGSDEEECILECERGQFQCAHGKKCIDQRQVCDGVAQCQDRSDELDCLNSMEGCTHHCDKTRCLPDTFLCDGERDCLDGTDEANCADESCNSGEFRCTSGQCLSVSMRCDGHPDCRDRSDEESCTEPPQCTTKLRCPQSQECLLEEWVCDREQDCKDGSDEKNCKMVQLKCGDFQWACTSKSQCVPKAWRCDGTKDCADESDEAGCGQVATCPSHQFQCGSTWECLDTALVCNTVRNCANGSDEGGKCQAKCPDKTQCAHNCYSTPHGTRCGCKAGYRLQEDTVSCVDIDECEGGRPGVCSHLCVNTQGSFQCHCYPGYLLASDGRRCKITGEPYLLASVQTELFLFGLRSSSLDVLVSSAKKAILSLDYDWRDQKVYWVSLDSESIKWSSLDQKKRGTLVKGIKSDCIAVDWVGRNLYWIDGIGGGRIIAVGLNSTIINSMDLTVILDEDFEQPRSLALLPQKGIMFWSEIGNEVKIERAGMDGSERRVVVSHSLSWPGGLAVDTLGERIYWTDEKLRCIGSANLDGGDIELLQMMETTNPFSVTVYNDLLYWSDTRRRTIQRAHKITGKNRKVLLKRPGQPFGLKIIHPLLQTSNERPCENLRCSHLCVLGPGPKGVCKCPSGLLLAEDGLTCSNLVNSAFLLVLSPTVVTQIYLQTMHSAVGLKSWPEHLALPLPNVNEAAMLDYTLQDQTLYLADSGQSSVVLFKLKETGLVPRGQFLQLKGDTVTALALDWITLSVYWSSTKQPRLQVTSSSGEHTAVLIQDIGSLESIALHPLSGRLCFTNLAKQGEGAQVECAHMDGVKRAPVWKDAFQPTSLTFSNKGNEIYWADIVYVLGYGVIGSVRVDGTGYKEFKTGDGLTAFALSNGMLLWVTDSDTTKVWYRDDPLTKKLWFEVNTEIVSLKAYSKSSQMGSNLCSDGNGDCSHLCLALPGGRTCRCAHDHYPVNVTYCAPDQHCPAGSRPCLDGHTCFPLEKFCDGHPDCPDTSDENCVDLKGKSVKAKAPNQLPSPSFPIPADPGSTSLDNSWLVRNLEAQQCSEKHCNGNGECVETNGGISCACGLGYSGDSCQNQLTKTMQGPLIYGAIGLCAAIVVISVLAAVVKRKIANTRIANPVAKQTSMIELEKGEGCEGASPNSDFAEEVVSVD, translated from the exons ATGGAGGGCTGTGTTCACCACTGTGACAACAAGACCCGCTGCCTCCCAGACACCTTCCtctgtgatggagagagggactgcCTGGATGGCACTGACGAAGCCAACTGCG ATTCAGACTCTACTGATTATCTTAAAAGTCATCACAATGTTGCTGAGGATGGCAACAATGGGAATACCACAATGTCTGCACCAGCACCCCTCAAGTGCCCTTTTGGCACTAAACCATGCTGGGACAGGATTGAGTGTGTTCTTTACAACCATGTGTGCGATGGAGAGGCGGACTGTAAGGATGGCTCGGATGAGGAAGAGTGTATATTAGAATGTGAACGTG GCCAGTTTCAGTGTGCACATGGGAAGAAATGCATTGACCAGAGGCAGGTGTGTGACGGTGTGGCCCAGTGTCAGGACCGCTCTGATGAGTTGGACTGCCTGAATTCCATGGAGGGCTGTACTCACCACTGTGACAAGACCCGCTGCCTCCCAGACACCTTCCTCTGTGACGGAGAGAGGGACTGCCTGGATGGCACTGATGAGGCCAACTGTG CTGATGAGAGCTGCAATAGTGGGGAGTTCCGTTGCACCAGTGGTCAGTGTTTATCCGTAAGCATGCGCTGTGACGGGCATCCTGACTGTCGAGATCGCTCTGACGAGGAGAGCTGCACCGAGCCCCCCCAGTGCACCACCAAGCTCCGGTGCCCACAAAGCCAGGAGTGCCTGCTGGAGGAGTGGGTCTGTGATAGGGAGCAGGACTGTAAAGATGGCTCTGATGAAAAG AATTGCAAGATGGTCCAATTGAAGTGTGGCGATTTCCAGTGGGCCTGTACATCTAAGAGCCAGTGTGTTCCCAAAGCATGGAGATGTGATGGAACAAAGGACTGCGCTGATGAAAGTGATGAGGCAGGAT GTGGTCAGGTAGCAACATGCCCCTCTCACCAGTTCCAGTGTGGCAGTACGTGGGAGTGTTTGGACACAGCCCTGGTGTGTAACACGGTCAGGAACTGTGCTAATGGTTCTGACGAGGGTGGCAAGTGCCAAGCAAAGTGTCCAGACAAAACCCAATGTGCCCATAACTGTTACAGCACACCACATGGAACG AGGTGTGGCTGCAAGGCTGGTTACCGACTCCAAGAGGACACAGTGTCCTGTGTTGATATTGATGAGTGTGAAGGCGGTAGACCAGGTGTTTGCAGCCACCTATGCGTCAACACCCAGGGCTCCTTCCAGTGTCATTGCTACCCTGGTTACCTGCTGGCATCTGATGGTCGCCGCTGCAAGATCACAG GTGAGCCCTACCTACTGGCCTCTGTGCAGACTGAGCTGTTCCTGTTTGGGCTGAGAAGCAGCAGTCTGGATGTCCTGGTGTCCTCTGCTAAGAAAGCCATCCTGTCCCTGGACTATGACTGGAGGGATCAGAAAGTGTACTGGGTCAGCCTGGATTCAGAGAGCATCAAATGGTCTTCTCTAGACCAGAAAAAGAGAGGAACTCTTGTCAAAG GCATCAAATCTGATTGCATTGCTGTTGACTGGGTAGGGAGAAACCTGTACTGGATTGATGGCATTGGAGGTGGTCGGATTATTGCTGTTGGATTAAACTCAACCATCATAAACTCTATGGATCTCACAGTCATCCTCGATGAGGACTTCGAACAACCTCGCTCTCTGGCACTCCTGCCACAGAAGGG GATCATGTTCTGGTCGGAGATTGGTAACGAGGTGAAGATTGAGCGGGCGGGAATGGACGGGtctgagaggagagtagtggTCAGTCACAGCCTCAGCTGGCCAGGCGGTCTGGCTGTGGACACACTAGGGGAGAGGATCTACTGGACAGACGAGAAGCTCCGGTGCATTGGCTCAGCCAACCTGGATGGCGGGGACATTGAG CTTCTGCAGATGATGGAGACCACCAATCCGTTCTCTGTCACAGTTTACAATGACCTGCTCTACTGGTCAGACACCAGGAGGAGAACTATTCAAAGGGCTCATAAAATCACTGGAAAGAACCGCAAAGTTCTACTCAAACGACCTGGACAACCTTTTGGACTGAAA ATCATTCATCCACTTCTGCAGACAAGCAATGAGCGTCCCTGTGAGAACCTTCGTTGCTCTCACCTGTGTGTGCTGGGCCCAGGCCCCAAAGGGGTCTGCAAGTGTCCCTCTGGTCTGCTCCTAGCTGAGGATGGCCTCACCTGCTCCAACCTGGTCAACTCTGCCTTCCTCTTGGTGCTCTCGCCAACTGTTGTCACACAG atctACCTGCAGACCATGCACAGTGCTGTGGGTCTGAAAAGCTGGCCGGAGCACCTCGCCCTACCTCTCCCCAATGTCAACGAGGCAGCGATGTTGGATTACACTCTGCAAGATCAGACTCTGTACCTAGCTGACTCTGGCCAATCGTCTGTAGTCCTCTTCAAGCTGAAGGAGACCGGCTTGGTGCCTCGCGGCCAGTTCCTGCAACTTAAAGGGGACACAGTTACAGCCCTGGCTCTAGACTGGATAACCCTCAGCGTATACTGGAGTAGCACCAAGCAGCCACGGCTGCAGGTCACCTCTTCCAGTGGGGAACACACTGCTGTGTTAATTCAGGATATTGGAAGTCTGGAGTCCATAGCGCTTCACCCACTCAGTGGAAGACTCTGTTTTACCAACCTGGCCAAGCAGGGGGAAGGCGCTCAGGTGGAGTGTGCTCACATGGATGGGGTGAAGCGCGCTCCGGTGTGGAAGGATGCTTTTCAGCCCACCTCCCTGACTTTCTCCAACAAGGGCAATGAGATCTACTGGGCTGACATCG TCTATGTTCTAGGTTATGGGGTGATCGGCTCTGTCAGAGTTGATGGTACTGGATACAAGGAGTTTAAGACTGGGGATGGCCTGACTGCATTTGCACTCAGCAACGGAATGCTCCTCTGGGTGACAGACAGTG ACACAACCAAAGTTTGGTATAGAGATGATCCATTGACTAAGAAGCTTTGGTTCGAGGTAAACACTGAAATTGTCAGTTTGAAGGCGTACAGCAAGTCCAGCCAGATGG GTTCCAACCTCTGCTCAGATGGGAATGGAGACTGCAGTCACTTGTGTTTGGCTCTTCCTGGTGGTAGGACCTGTAGGTGTGCCCATGACCATTACCCAGTCAATGTCACATACTGCGCCCCAGACCAGCACTGCCCAGCTGGAAGTAGACCCTGTCTGGATGGGCACACATGCTTCCCCTTGGAGAAGTTCTGTGACGGACATCCTGACTGCCCTGACACTTCAGATGAGAACT GTGTCGATCTCAAAGGGAAGTCTGTCAAGGCCAAAGCCCCAAACCAGCTTCCCAGTCCCAGCTTTCCTATACCTGCAGATCCTGGCTCCACCTCTCTGGACAATAGTTGGCTGGTGAGAAACCTGGAAGCCCAGCAGTGTAGTGAAAAGCACTGCAATGGGAATGGGGAGTGTGTGGAGACCAATGGGGGCATCTCCTGTGCCTGTGGTTTAGGCTACAGTGGAGACTCCTGTCAAAACCAGCTCACCAAGACTATGCAAGGCCCACTCATCTATGGGGCCATTGGCCTCTGTGCTGCAATTGTTGTTATCAGTGTCCTCGCTGCGGTGGTTAAGAGGAAGATTGCAAACACAAG GATTGCCAACCCTGTGGCAAAGCAGACTAGTATGATTGAGCTGGAGAAGGGTGAAGGTTGTGAAGGAGCTTCACCTAACAGTGACTTTGCAGAG GAAGTGGTGTCTGTGGATTAA
- the LOC110525421 gene encoding very low-density lipoprotein receptor isoform X4, translated as MAFCLLLCIAILEITVLSAAAQTPLNCNLGTKPCKDGSECVLHQHVCDGEADCRDGSDEEDCTVACNNGQFLCAHGKKCIDQWQVCDGVAQCQDRSDELDCLNSMEGCVHHCDNKTRCLPDTFLCDGERDCLDGTDEANCDSDSTDYLKSHHNVAEDGNNGNTTMSAPAPLKCPFGTKPCWDRIECVLYNHVCDGEADCKDGSDEEECILECERGQFQCAHGKKCIDQRQVCDGVAQCQDRSDELDCLNSMEGCTHHCDKTRCLPDTFLCDGERDCLDGTDEANCADESCNSGEFRCTSGQCLSVSMRCDGHPDCRDRSDEESCTEPPQCTTKLRCPQSQECLLEEWVCDREQDCKDGSDEKNCKMVQLKCGDFQWACTSKSQCVPKAWRCDGTKDCADESDEAGCGQVATCPSHQFQCGSTWECLDTALVCNTVRNCANGSDEGGKCQAKCPDKTQCAHNCYSTPHGTRCGCKAGYRLQEDTVSCVDIDECEGGRPGVCSHLCVNTQGSFQCHCYPGYLLASDGRRCKITGEPYLLASVQTELFLFGLRSSSLDVLVSSAKKAILSLDYDWRDQKVYWVSLDSESIKWSSLDQKKRGTLVKGIKSDCIAVDWVGRNLYWIDGIGGGRIIAVGLNSTIINSMDLTVILDEDFEQPRSLALLPQKGIMFWSEIGNEVKIERAGMDGSERRVVVSHSLSWPGGLAVDTLGERIYWTDEKLRCIGSANLDGGDIELLQMMETTNPFSVTVYNDLLYWSDTRRRTIQRAHKITGKNRKVLLKRPGQPFGLKIIHPLLQTSNERPCENLRCSHLCVLGPGPKGVCKCPSGLLLAEDGLTCSNLVNSAFLLVLSPTVVTQIYLQTMHSAVGLKSWPEHLALPLPNVNEAAMLDYTLQDQTLYLADSGQSSVVLFKLKETGLVPRGQFLQLKGDTVTALALDWITLSVYWSSTKQPRLQVTSSSGEHTAVLIQDIGSLESIALHPLSGRLCFTNLAKQGEGAQVECAHMDGVKRAPVWKDAFQPTSLTFSNKGNEIYWADIVYVLGYGVIGSVRVDGTGYKEFKTGDGLTAFALSNGMLLWVTDSDTTKVWYRDDPLTKKLWFEVNTEIVSLKAYSKSSQMGSNLCSDGNGDCSHLCLALPGGRTCRCAHDHYPVNVTYCAPDQHCPAGSRPCLDGHTCFPLEKFCDGHPDCPDTSDENCVDLKGKSVKAKAPNQLPSPSFPIPADPGSTSLDNSWLVRNLEAQQCSEKHCNGNGECVETNGGISCACGLGYSGDSCQNQLTKTMQGPLIYGAIGLCAAIVVISVLAAVVKRKIANTRIANPVAKQTSMIELEKGEGCEGASPNSDFAEVQ; from the exons ATGGCTTTCTGTTTGCTTCTGTGTATAGCAATTTTGGAAATCACAG TATTGAGTGCAGCAGCGCAGACCCCGTTGAACTGCAACCTGGGCACCAAACCTTGCAAGGATGGATCTGAGTGTGTACTCCACCAACATGTGTGCGACGGAGAAGCCGACTGTAGGGATGGTTCTGATGAGGAGGACTGCACTGTCGCATGCAATAATG GCCAGTTTCTGTGTGCCCATGGGAAGAAATGCATTGACCAGTGGCAGGTGTGTGACGGTGTGGCCCAGTGTCAGGACCGCTCTGATGAGTTGGACTGCCTGAATTCCATGGAGGGCTGTGTTCACCACTGTGACAACAAGACCCGCTGCCTCCCAGACACCTTCCtctgtgatggagagagggactgcCTGGATGGCACTGACGAAGCCAACTGCG ATTCAGACTCTACTGATTATCTTAAAAGTCATCACAATGTTGCTGAGGATGGCAACAATGGGAATACCACAATGTCTGCACCAGCACCCCTCAAGTGCCCTTTTGGCACTAAACCATGCTGGGACAGGATTGAGTGTGTTCTTTACAACCATGTGTGCGATGGAGAGGCGGACTGTAAGGATGGCTCGGATGAGGAAGAGTGTATATTAGAATGTGAACGTG GCCAGTTTCAGTGTGCACATGGGAAGAAATGCATTGACCAGAGGCAGGTGTGTGACGGTGTGGCCCAGTGTCAGGACCGCTCTGATGAGTTGGACTGCCTGAATTCCATGGAGGGCTGTACTCACCACTGTGACAAGACCCGCTGCCTCCCAGACACCTTCCTCTGTGACGGAGAGAGGGACTGCCTGGATGGCACTGATGAGGCCAACTGTG CTGATGAGAGCTGCAATAGTGGGGAGTTCCGTTGCACCAGTGGTCAGTGTTTATCCGTAAGCATGCGCTGTGACGGGCATCCTGACTGTCGAGATCGCTCTGACGAGGAGAGCTGCACCGAGCCCCCCCAGTGCACCACCAAGCTCCGGTGCCCACAAAGCCAGGAGTGCCTGCTGGAGGAGTGGGTCTGTGATAGGGAGCAGGACTGTAAAGATGGCTCTGATGAAAAG AATTGCAAGATGGTCCAATTGAAGTGTGGCGATTTCCAGTGGGCCTGTACATCTAAGAGCCAGTGTGTTCCCAAAGCATGGAGATGTGATGGAACAAAGGACTGCGCTGATGAAAGTGATGAGGCAGGAT GTGGTCAGGTAGCAACATGCCCCTCTCACCAGTTCCAGTGTGGCAGTACGTGGGAGTGTTTGGACACAGCCCTGGTGTGTAACACGGTCAGGAACTGTGCTAATGGTTCTGACGAGGGTGGCAAGTGCCAAGCAAAGTGTCCAGACAAAACCCAATGTGCCCATAACTGTTACAGCACACCACATGGAACG AGGTGTGGCTGCAAGGCTGGTTACCGACTCCAAGAGGACACAGTGTCCTGTGTTGATATTGATGAGTGTGAAGGCGGTAGACCAGGTGTTTGCAGCCACCTATGCGTCAACACCCAGGGCTCCTTCCAGTGTCATTGCTACCCTGGTTACCTGCTGGCATCTGATGGTCGCCGCTGCAAGATCACAG GTGAGCCCTACCTACTGGCCTCTGTGCAGACTGAGCTGTTCCTGTTTGGGCTGAGAAGCAGCAGTCTGGATGTCCTGGTGTCCTCTGCTAAGAAAGCCATCCTGTCCCTGGACTATGACTGGAGGGATCAGAAAGTGTACTGGGTCAGCCTGGATTCAGAGAGCATCAAATGGTCTTCTCTAGACCAGAAAAAGAGAGGAACTCTTGTCAAAG GCATCAAATCTGATTGCATTGCTGTTGACTGGGTAGGGAGAAACCTGTACTGGATTGATGGCATTGGAGGTGGTCGGATTATTGCTGTTGGATTAAACTCAACCATCATAAACTCTATGGATCTCACAGTCATCCTCGATGAGGACTTCGAACAACCTCGCTCTCTGGCACTCCTGCCACAGAAGGG GATCATGTTCTGGTCGGAGATTGGTAACGAGGTGAAGATTGAGCGGGCGGGAATGGACGGGtctgagaggagagtagtggTCAGTCACAGCCTCAGCTGGCCAGGCGGTCTGGCTGTGGACACACTAGGGGAGAGGATCTACTGGACAGACGAGAAGCTCCGGTGCATTGGCTCAGCCAACCTGGATGGCGGGGACATTGAG CTTCTGCAGATGATGGAGACCACCAATCCGTTCTCTGTCACAGTTTACAATGACCTGCTCTACTGGTCAGACACCAGGAGGAGAACTATTCAAAGGGCTCATAAAATCACTGGAAAGAACCGCAAAGTTCTACTCAAACGACCTGGACAACCTTTTGGACTGAAA ATCATTCATCCACTTCTGCAGACAAGCAATGAGCGTCCCTGTGAGAACCTTCGTTGCTCTCACCTGTGTGTGCTGGGCCCAGGCCCCAAAGGGGTCTGCAAGTGTCCCTCTGGTCTGCTCCTAGCTGAGGATGGCCTCACCTGCTCCAACCTGGTCAACTCTGCCTTCCTCTTGGTGCTCTCGCCAACTGTTGTCACACAG atctACCTGCAGACCATGCACAGTGCTGTGGGTCTGAAAAGCTGGCCGGAGCACCTCGCCCTACCTCTCCCCAATGTCAACGAGGCAGCGATGTTGGATTACACTCTGCAAGATCAGACTCTGTACCTAGCTGACTCTGGCCAATCGTCTGTAGTCCTCTTCAAGCTGAAGGAGACCGGCTTGGTGCCTCGCGGCCAGTTCCTGCAACTTAAAGGGGACACAGTTACAGCCCTGGCTCTAGACTGGATAACCCTCAGCGTATACTGGAGTAGCACCAAGCAGCCACGGCTGCAGGTCACCTCTTCCAGTGGGGAACACACTGCTGTGTTAATTCAGGATATTGGAAGTCTGGAGTCCATAGCGCTTCACCCACTCAGTGGAAGACTCTGTTTTACCAACCTGGCCAAGCAGGGGGAAGGCGCTCAGGTGGAGTGTGCTCACATGGATGGGGTGAAGCGCGCTCCGGTGTGGAAGGATGCTTTTCAGCCCACCTCCCTGACTTTCTCCAACAAGGGCAATGAGATCTACTGGGCTGACATCG TCTATGTTCTAGGTTATGGGGTGATCGGCTCTGTCAGAGTTGATGGTACTGGATACAAGGAGTTTAAGACTGGGGATGGCCTGACTGCATTTGCACTCAGCAACGGAATGCTCCTCTGGGTGACAGACAGTG ACACAACCAAAGTTTGGTATAGAGATGATCCATTGACTAAGAAGCTTTGGTTCGAGGTAAACACTGAAATTGTCAGTTTGAAGGCGTACAGCAAGTCCAGCCAGATGG GTTCCAACCTCTGCTCAGATGGGAATGGAGACTGCAGTCACTTGTGTTTGGCTCTTCCTGGTGGTAGGACCTGTAGGTGTGCCCATGACCATTACCCAGTCAATGTCACATACTGCGCCCCAGACCAGCACTGCCCAGCTGGAAGTAGACCCTGTCTGGATGGGCACACATGCTTCCCCTTGGAGAAGTTCTGTGACGGACATCCTGACTGCCCTGACACTTCAGATGAGAACT GTGTCGATCTCAAAGGGAAGTCTGTCAAGGCCAAAGCCCCAAACCAGCTTCCCAGTCCCAGCTTTCCTATACCTGCAGATCCTGGCTCCACCTCTCTGGACAATAGTTGGCTGGTGAGAAACCTGGAAGCCCAGCAGTGTAGTGAAAAGCACTGCAATGGGAATGGGGAGTGTGTGGAGACCAATGGGGGCATCTCCTGTGCCTGTGGTTTAGGCTACAGTGGAGACTCCTGTCAAAACCAGCTCACCAAGACTATGCAAGGCCCACTCATCTATGGGGCCATTGGCCTCTGTGCTGCAATTGTTGTTATCAGTGTCCTCGCTGCGGTGGTTAAGAGGAAGATTGCAAACACAAG GATTGCCAACCCTGTGGCAAAGCAGACTAGTATGATTGAGCTGGAGAAGGGTGAAGGTTGTGAAGGAGCTTCACCTAACAGTGACTTTGCAGAGGTACAGTGA